A DNA window from Longimicrobiaceae bacterium contains the following coding sequences:
- the otsB gene encoding trehalose-phosphatase, producing the protein MEPNALPHASERLAHWRDAWWKAGKLVLLLDFDGTLAPIVSHPEDAALPEATASALRHLRAIPSLEMAVVSGRAMADARGRVGIPDIAYAGNHGMEIEAPGLSRIHQEAAASRPWLESAAAELEREIGGIPGVLVEDKELTLSVHYRRVAPERVEEVRRAVFAVAGGHEGLRVTEGKMILEVRPRVDWHKGKAVEFLLGELRPPAGAPVIYLGDDQTDEDAFRVLRAQRSVDGEGVIVADPQPIHTAASAYLRGPDEVADLLRKLVEVAPEGRLGRD; encoded by the coding sequence ATGGAACCGAACGCACTGCCACACGCGAGCGAGCGACTAGCGCACTGGCGCGACGCCTGGTGGAAGGCAGGCAAGCTCGTGCTCCTGCTCGATTTCGACGGCACGCTCGCCCCGATCGTCTCCCATCCGGAAGATGCCGCGCTTCCCGAGGCTACCGCCTCTGCGCTCCGGCACCTCAGGGCGATCCCCTCCCTCGAGATGGCGGTGGTGAGCGGCCGGGCCATGGCCGATGCGCGCGGGCGCGTGGGGATCCCGGATATCGCATATGCCGGTAATCACGGAATGGAGATCGAGGCCCCCGGACTCAGCCGCATTCACCAGGAGGCGGCGGCGTCGCGGCCGTGGCTCGAGTCTGCTGCGGCAGAGCTGGAGAGGGAGATCGGGGGGATCCCCGGCGTGCTGGTCGAGGACAAGGAGCTGACGCTGAGCGTCCACTATCGTCGCGTCGCGCCTGAGCGGGTGGAGGAGGTGCGCCGTGCAGTATTCGCAGTGGCCGGTGGGCACGAAGGGCTCCGGGTAACGGAAGGGAAGATGATCCTGGAGGTGCGACCCAGAGTCGACTGGCACAAGGGAAAGGCCGTCGAGTTCCTCCTGGGCGAGCTGCGCCCCCCTGCCGGTGCCCCGGTGATCTATCTGGGTGATGATCAGACCGACGAAGACGCCTTTCGCGTGCTGCGGGCGCAGCGATCCGTCGACGGCGAAGGGGTGATTGTCGCCGATCCACAGCCGATCCATACCGCCGCCAGCGCATACCTGCGCGGTCCGGACGAGGTGGCCGATCTGCTGAGGAAGCTCGTGGAGGTGGCGCCGGAGGGGCGGCTGGGCAGAGATTAG
- the hisIE gene encoding bifunctional phosphoribosyl-AMP cyclohydrolase/phosphoribosyl-ATP diphosphatase HisIE yields MSWLDELKYDADGLLPVVAQEATTGEVLMVAYANREALERTAQSGRAHYWSRSRQELWRKGDTSGHIQEVREVRVDCDGDAVLYLVDQKGAACHTGKPTCFYRGVGEEGLLETPPHGHILSRVHRIVAQRAAERPEGSYTTYLLEQGLDKVLKKVGEEATEVVIAAKNADNAELRSEMSDLFFHLLVLLQVRGLPLEEVWSELETRFGAPQRIPSPRASAHPHS; encoded by the coding sequence ATGTCCTGGCTCGACGAGCTCAAATACGACGCGGACGGACTGCTCCCGGTGGTGGCGCAGGAGGCGACCACCGGCGAGGTCCTGATGGTGGCCTACGCCAACCGGGAAGCGCTCGAGCGCACCGCCCAGAGCGGACGTGCGCACTACTGGAGCCGCTCCCGCCAGGAGCTCTGGCGAAAGGGGGACACCAGCGGCCACATCCAGGAGGTCCGTGAGGTCCGGGTAGACTGCGACGGCGACGCGGTGCTCTATCTCGTCGACCAGAAGGGCGCGGCGTGCCACACAGGGAAGCCCACCTGTTTCTACCGAGGCGTGGGTGAGGAGGGCTTGCTCGAGACTCCGCCACACGGGCACATCCTTTCACGCGTCCACCGCATCGTCGCACAGCGCGCAGCGGAGCGGCCGGAGGGATCATATACGACGTACCTTCTGGAGCAGGGCCTCGATAAAGTTCTCAAGAAGGTGGGGGAGGAGGCGACCGAGGTCGTCATTGCCGCCAAGAACGCCGACAACGCCGAGCTGCGCTCCGAGATGTCGGACCTCTTCTTCCACCTGCTGGTGCTCCTGCAGGTGCGGGGACTCCCCCTCGAGGAGGTCTGGAGCGAGCTGGAGACGCGATTCGGCGCTCCGCAGCGGATCCCTTCCCCGCGCGCGTCCGCACACCCGCACAGCTGA
- a CDS encoding DUF4837 family protein, with the protein MPSTARAVALLLTGSVLAGCDLPAAVGDHSRIMVAVDDATWHEVGASIVEALEPSRFTVREERIFDVAHVDPATSEDWADFRKLRQVLVIGEAADPWVATALKKVGDRVPRGPEILVARNVWARPQTVTILLLPPGSQAAEAAAVMPEVGALYLRQLEEYSLARMFVSGEQTELADSLARIAGFSLRVPAVYRVTEPEVGVFVFRNDQPDPSDLIRQVTVTRRPWDEVESTPRAVIGWRAELAARTTTPPQVTADSALVTRIGIEVGGNPALEVQTTWSNPPGSWPAGGPVITRLVRCGEYAYLTDGWLYAPGRPKYQYMIQLEALLDSFRCA; encoded by the coding sequence ATGCCCAGCACGGCGCGCGCGGTGGCTCTGCTGCTGACAGGCTCCGTGCTCGCGGGCTGCGACCTTCCCGCCGCCGTGGGCGATCACTCGCGCATCATGGTGGCGGTCGACGATGCGACCTGGCACGAGGTCGGCGCGTCGATCGTCGAGGCGCTGGAGCCCAGCCGATTCACCGTGCGCGAGGAGCGGATCTTCGACGTCGCTCACGTCGACCCGGCGACCAGCGAGGATTGGGCCGATTTCCGCAAGCTGCGGCAGGTCCTGGTGATCGGGGAGGCGGCCGATCCCTGGGTGGCGACCGCGCTGAAGAAGGTCGGCGACCGGGTTCCCCGGGGGCCGGAAATTCTGGTGGCGAGGAACGTCTGGGCGCGCCCTCAGACGGTCACCATCCTGCTGCTGCCGCCGGGCTCACAAGCCGCCGAAGCAGCGGCGGTGATGCCGGAAGTGGGCGCGCTCTACCTCCGGCAGCTGGAAGAGTACTCCCTCGCCCGCATGTTCGTGAGCGGCGAGCAGACCGAGCTCGCCGATTCGCTCGCCCGCATCGCCGGATTCTCCCTCCGGGTTCCCGCGGTCTACCGCGTGACTGAGCCCGAGGTCGGCGTCTTCGTCTTCCGCAACGATCAGCCCGACCCTTCCGACCTGATCCGACAGGTCACCGTGACTCGTCGGCCATGGGACGAGGTGGAGTCGACCCCGCGGGCGGTGATCGGTTGGCGCGCCGAACTGGCGGCGCGTACCACCACGCCGCCGCAGGTCACCGCCGACAGCGCTCTGGTGACACGAATTGGGATCGAGGTCGGCGGGAATCCCGCCCTGGAAGTGCAGACGACCTGGTCGAACCCGCCGGGTTCATGGCCGGCTGGAGGGCCGGTCATCACCCGGTTGGTGCGCTGCGGAGAGTACGCCTACCTCACCGATGGCTGGCTGTACGCTCCGGGACGTCCGAAGTACCAGTACATGATCCAGCTCGAGGCGCTTCTCGACAGCTTCCGCTGCGCGTGA
- a CDS encoding HNH endonuclease, whose product MEPSRKGRRTEPTPRERIFERDRYRCVYCGGVFPAEELSVDHVEPRMRGGDRSGGNLVTACRACNQRKGSQPAWAFLADDPVARGNFLRHATSVWPRLRRAVVEAAQKRKR is encoded by the coding sequence ATGGAGCCGTCACGCAAGGGCCGGCGCACCGAGCCCACTCCCCGGGAGCGGATCTTCGAGCGGGACCGGTACCGCTGCGTCTATTGCGGCGGAGTCTTCCCGGCCGAGGAGCTGAGCGTCGACCACGTGGAGCCGAGGATGCGCGGCGGCGATCGCTCCGGGGGAAACCTCGTCACCGCCTGCCGCGCCTGTAACCAGCGTAAGGGGTCGCAGCCGGCCTGGGCGTTTCTGGCCGACGATCCGGTGGCGCGAGGAAATTTCCTTCGCCATGCTACCTCGGTATGGCCGCGCCTGCGACGCGCCGTAGTGGAGGCTGCACAGAAGCGCAAGCGATGA
- the ilvA gene encoding threonine ammonia-lyase, which translates to MVSLADVEAARTRLEGRILLTSLTQSESFRDLIPARPWFKFENLQRTGSFKERGALNRMLLLSPEERARGVIAASAGNHAQGVAYHAAQLGIDATIVMPERTPLIKVSNTERLGARVVLHGHSYDEAQEETLRLVDSEGQILIHPFDDPAVIAGQGTIALEVLDQFPGIDVVVVALGGGGLISGMAVALKELAPHVRVIGVEAETLPAAIRALEAGRLVTIPPGETIADGIAVRRIGNLTFPLIEKYVDDVVCVSEEEIASSVLLLLEREKTVVEPAAAATLAAVAFGKVKGIEGKDVAMILSGGNIDVNLLSRIIDRGLINDGRLAQMEVTVLDRPGALAALTALVARQGANILRLDHRRGTAALRITEAEVDLTLETRGRSHVDELAAALRTAGYRVRRH; encoded by the coding sequence ATGGTCAGTCTAGCCGACGTGGAGGCCGCGAGAACCCGCCTGGAGGGGCGGATCCTGCTGACCTCTCTCACGCAGTCGGAGTCGTTCCGGGATCTCATCCCGGCCCGCCCCTGGTTCAAGTTCGAGAATCTGCAGCGCACCGGCTCCTTCAAGGAGCGAGGGGCGCTCAATCGCATGCTGCTCCTCAGTCCGGAGGAGCGTGCTCGCGGGGTCATCGCGGCCAGCGCCGGCAATCACGCCCAGGGCGTCGCCTACCACGCCGCCCAGCTCGGCATTGACGCGACCATCGTCATGCCCGAGCGCACGCCTCTCATCAAGGTCTCGAATACAGAACGTCTGGGAGCGCGAGTCGTGCTCCATGGACACAGCTACGACGAGGCGCAGGAGGAGACCCTTCGTCTGGTCGACAGTGAAGGGCAGATCCTCATCCACCCGTTCGACGACCCGGCGGTGATCGCGGGGCAGGGGACGATCGCGCTGGAGGTGCTGGACCAGTTTCCGGGCATCGACGTGGTGGTGGTGGCGCTGGGGGGCGGCGGCCTGATCTCGGGGATGGCGGTGGCGCTGAAGGAGCTGGCTCCGCATGTGCGCGTCATCGGCGTGGAGGCGGAGACCCTTCCGGCCGCGATCCGCGCGCTCGAGGCGGGTCGGCTGGTGACGATCCCCCCGGGGGAGACGATCGCTGACGGTATCGCGGTGCGGCGGATCGGCAACCTTACCTTCCCGCTCATCGAGAAGTACGTCGACGACGTGGTCTGCGTCTCCGAGGAGGAGATCGCGAGCTCGGTGCTGCTCCTGCTGGAGCGCGAGAAGACGGTGGTGGAGCCCGCGGCAGCGGCGACACTCGCGGCGGTCGCCTTCGGCAAGGTGAAGGGTATCGAAGGCAAGGACGTGGCGATGATCCTCAGCGGCGGCAATATCGACGTCAATTTGCTGTCCCGGATCATCGATCGCGGGCTCATCAACGACGGCCGCCTCGCGCAGATGGAGGTCACAGTGCTGGACCGACCGGGGGCTCTGGCGGCGCTCACGGCGCTGGTGGCGCGGCAGGGGGCGAATATCCTTCGTCTCGACCACCGACGTGGAACGGCGGCGCTGCGGATCACGGAGGCGGAGGTGGATCTCACCCTCGAAACCCGGGGGCGGAGTCACGTGGACGAGCTGGCTGCCGCGCTGCGCACCGCCGGCTACCGGGTCCGCCGGCACTGA